In a single window of the Bacillus mycoides genome:
- a CDS encoding HAD family hydrolase, whose product MNKAIIFDKDGTLIQLDSVWYKIVHRVLDDIFQTYPNEKSKRDDYLTIIGMNDNDFESTSLLACRTNYFIAAAWYSLLENQHVNKEGFIQNVCLLFKKYSTADDLVFTEVEGAKETLRYLKDNEYIIGVVTADDVDAAIHSLKMTELYDYVDFLGADDGVNRTKPESDFYHMFKEKFSLTEEDVLMVGDTLTDVTFARNSNIKVVGVLSGASRKEDLEGKADYILNSMKDISKIL is encoded by the coding sequence ATAAAGCGATTATTTTTGATAAAGATGGAACATTAATACAGTTAGATTCAGTTTGGTACAAAATTGTGCATCGTGTGTTAGATGATATATTTCAAACGTATCCAAATGAAAAAAGTAAACGAGATGACTACTTAACGATTATTGGTATGAATGATAACGATTTTGAGAGTACGAGTTTACTAGCTTGTCGCACAAATTACTTTATTGCGGCTGCATGGTATTCGTTGCTAGAAAATCAACATGTGAATAAAGAGGGTTTTATTCAAAATGTATGTCTTCTATTCAAAAAGTACTCTACTGCAGATGATCTTGTATTTACAGAAGTGGAAGGTGCAAAGGAAACGTTACGATATTTAAAAGACAATGAATATATTATTGGGGTTGTTACGGCAGACGATGTTGATGCAGCTATTCATTCTCTGAAAATGACTGAGTTATATGATTATGTAGATTTTTTAGGTGCAGATGATGGTGTGAATAGAACAAAACCTGAAAGTGACTTTTATCATATGTTTAAAGAAAAATTTTCACTAACTGAAGAAGATGTGCTTATGGTAGGTGATACATTAACAGACGTTACATTTGCAAGAAATAGTAACATTAAAGTAGTGGGCGTCTTATCGGGTGCGAGCAGGAAGGAAGATTTAGAAGGAAAAGCGGATTATATTTTAAACAGTATGAAGGATATTTCGAAGATTTTATAA